A region from the Hippopotamus amphibius kiboko isolate mHipAmp2 chromosome 15, mHipAmp2.hap2, whole genome shotgun sequence genome encodes:
- the MED10 gene encoding mediator of RNA polymerase II transcription subunit 10, producing MGDKFDHLEEHLEKFVENIRQLGIIVSDFQPSSQAGLNQKLNFIVTGLQDIDKCRQQLHDITVPLEVFEYIDQGRNPQLYTKECLERALAKNEQVKGKIDTMKKFKSLLIQELSKVFPEDMAKYRSIRGEDHPPS from the exons ATGGGGGATAAGTTTGACCACCTGGAGGAGCACCTGGAGAAGTTCGTGGAGAACATCCGGCAGCTCGGCATCATCGTCAGCGACTTCCAGCCCAGCAGCCAGGCCGGGCTCAACCAGAAGCT GAATTTTATTGTTACCGGCTTGCAGGATATCGATAAGTGCAGACAGCAACTTCATGATATTACTGTCCCTTTAGAAGTGTTTGA ATACATAGATCAAGGTCGAAACCCCCAACTCTACACCAAAGAGTGCCTGGAGAGGGCTCTGGCTAAAAATGAGCAAGTTAAAGGCAAGATTGACACAATGAAG aaatttaaaagcCTGTTGATTCAAGAGCTTTCTAAAGTCTTTCCTGAAGACATGGCTAAGTACCGAAGCATCCGAGGGGAGGACCACCCCCCTTCCTAA